A region of the Dreissena polymorpha isolate Duluth1 chromosome 6, UMN_Dpol_1.0, whole genome shotgun sequence genome:
CTAAAACTGCCTCACTTCTTCCTCTCCAgagctgagggagaagtgacttctcccaaaaattggagtctagcttgaTCCCTGAGTTTGGAGTAAGCGAAAAACCTTCAAGCTTTTGTAAAGTCTTAGTTATAGGTAACGATCCGTCTATTGCATTTTTCGAATCACTTATGATTTAtgtagaacaagagctgtcaccataggatgacttatgccccttataaacgcttgatagaagttatgagcatttttcgaaacctaaacgcagattttgaaacctaaacgaggactctaagtttaaggtcaagatcacaggggtcaaaatttttgtgtgtatggaaaggccttgtccatatacacatgcataccaaatatgaaggttacatctgaagcgacatagaagttatgagaaatTCTCAAAAACtcaatgcaaagtgtgacggaaagacagacggacgaacagtgcaatcactatatgccctcctttgggggatCAGTGATAACCTGTTGATGACAGACTTTTCATCTGTGTGTGCTAGCCCAGCCAAGGAGAACATTACTCTGATAGTTTCCAGAAGGCCTTCATTTGATCTGTGTGTGCTAGCCCAGCCAAGGAGGACATTACTCTGATAGTTTCCAGAAGGCCTTCATTTCTTCTGCTAGTGATGATGACATGATAGCTCTTACAAATTGTCGAGGTGTACCAATGCctgaaaatgtattataaaacaaaatttaaataaaagtttacaaatattaatcaaattttacaaatacatttcatattatccGTCAAGACACAATGATAAGTGTGTGTAATAAATAATCCATGCTATCTACTGTTTATATTAGTATCTAGAGAATATTACCCACGCTATCCACTGTTTACAGTAGAGCTTTCCTGTTAAAAATCTAAGGACCACTGGTTAGAGCCCCATCAGTGCAAAACTTCCTGTTATGATCAATTCTTTACATTGGTTTTGAGTACCACTCATTTGTCCCTCAATGCTGGTTCATAGAAGGGCAGTCAGGAGCTTTCAGAGAATAAGAGAATAGTTGCTAGTAACTGTAAATCCATGAACACTGGCTACGTGGTATGACTGTAATAATATTACCTACATGTGTGTAGTGTTGGAAATAGTTTGAATGATTACAAATTACCTCTAAGGTGAATTCAAGCTAGAATATAGAGGCTTACTTAGAACATCGATAAGGCTGGCCTTTTCTGCATCTGATATACATGGATAACGCCGTAACCGCTTCAATGCAGATTGATGAAGGCACTGTGCCCCAATACTGGAATCAGGCTGTAATGGTTAAACAAAAGTTAGTGAAAACTGTCGTAAAGACAATTTCTGCTATTGCCATACAGATACATTAACCATAAGTTTAAATCTGCAGTATAAAAATCTAATCAAAATATTTCATGATGATGAATTTGAATGGCTAGAATGTAGAGATGATGTGTTACTACACAGAATCTGTATTAACAAACAACTGATTTTGATTGGTATATAATCAAATCATAAAGTAATACTTAAAAGAATGTTAGCTCATGATGTTGAGTAGGTAGGTCAAGAATAGTTTACAAGAGTCACCTATATTAATGAAAATTGAAGTAAAGAGAGGTTCGGTTAAGCTCAACTTTTTTTAATCATGCAGTCTATTGATAAAATAAGTTTAGGAAATTCTTGCAACTGCAAAGCAGCCTTTTCTTTACATAGGCCTTCATAGGAATAGCTCAGTGGTAGAGCATTCACTTTGACATGTGAAGGTCATTGGTTCAAGCCCCAGGAGAAGCACATGCATCAGTGACCGTGTCATACAAGATGTATAAAACTGCTACCCGAAGCTTCCTTGCCTGGCGCCCAGCATTAAAAGTGTAGTTCTCGAAAAATTGGATATCTTAATACTGGTGTACTCAGAAACCGGTTTCCAGTGTTCTGGTGCAATACACTGGGCACAATAAAAAACCACCAAGGTGGTCTATTCAAAAGAACTAAGTTATAACACTCGGACTCCCTTGTATCTTGTATTAACAGGAACCTAAtgaaaataagtgcttgcacttttgTGGGTTATTTATGACCGTAAGGTGTAAAGAAATCATCATCATTAAAGCCTTTATATATAAACACCCATATTGGactgttgttttttgtaaagattACCTTCAGTTCTTTTGTTGGTTCCATAAACACCCAGTCATCATCTTTAACATCACCCCTTAAAAAAAGCATACAAATTATGGCAATGTTTAGGaagcaaaaaacaacaatggaACAATAACAATCATAGTTTAGAGGCAGTCTTTAATTATCTTGCAAAATATCACAGCAAAGGAATCTAATACTGTGAATATATACTGCCGTTGATTGAATTGACTGAATTTGATTCACAAATAATTGTCATACCTTTCACTTTTGACTGGGAGAGACAAGGTAGTCTGTGTCTCCACATCTCGAGTGGTCCGTGTCTTTACATCTGCAGACAGTATCTGGAATCCCTCTGCTATATCCATGGCATCCAAACTAACCATGGAGGAATTACTCGTAGGATGACGTGTTGGTGGAGTAACAAGCAACCTTCGTGCTTGTGCTTTGCATGATATACCTTATTGGtgaaaattatttcaatattaattccAGAAGTCCAAAATTATATCAATGTTAAATTTACACCAATAAATGATGAAAACAACCtcgaaatataaatttgattactAATTTATGTTCTGTCAAGACATGTTATTGTAACTATATCATTCACTCTGGACCAATCAATCGAGGTTTGATAGGAGATTTCAGGATCTTTACTTTATATGCTCTAAGCCAAGCTCTACCACTGGAGAATCGCAGTGGTAcatatgatatttacattaaaattaatttatataagaTTGGCATTGCGAGTGATTCTTTTTGAATTGTATAGAATACTTGAACGAATAGACAATTTTctataaatataacaattttcTATAAGTGTGACTTTGTGATGAAGGAAATACGGTAAAATTATCATCTAAGATTTTTGTTACTAGGAATATTTTAGAGAAATAGAAAAGTACCATTGCGTGTTAAAGACGTAAATTGTTTATTCATGGCCTTTGAACATGTCTCCCAATATTCTCTGAGGGTTTCTCTCCCCTGCGGGTTGTGTTCAACATACTGTTTAACGAACTCTTTTTCAGCCTCTGTCCAAAGGATATTCTGCTTCTGGCCCTGTATAATGGGTAGACTAGAGGTTTTGATTTCTCTAAAGGAATATAATTGTTATAGAAGTAGAAATATGAAGATATTTTAATCAGTTTTTTTGCTCTGTACAGAAAAggcaataattatttcaaatgcaATTACTATTTTTGATGGCTGATGAGGTGTACTTCCAGTCGGACTGCTTCTTCTTTTTCTCCTCAGAGTCTTTGGAGATTGTGGTGGAGTGTGTGCTGGTGTGAATGACAGTGTATCACATCTCTTCACATACATGTGGTCTAAGCCGAACATGATTGGCATCCTCTCACTTCTCTTACTCAGTCTATTGCCTTGCTATATGTAAGAATGATCCATTCTCTGAAATGTTTACAAGTATAGGTGATGGATTTATATCACATTGCCTTTATCTACCAATGCATGTCATGTACACAGCCTCTGACCCACTACAggctacaaaaaaaaacataacacagaTCATACATCTCAATCTACGGTGTGTCTTtatttttatcgagtgcaccgggagtGTCTCCCATATAGCCATCGCCACAAGAAAGACGTGAAAGTTGGTTACAGgggacagggccctcaatctatcaaatctgccgccgaatttcggctgcagtcccccacctgaaaagtatacttttttcccctttttgggggaaaaattccccctaaaaaaaaaaatatatatatttttttttttttaatataaagatgtgtctcatgatttttatatctcaattctatttcaattttatcttttaaaacatactaaattatgaaaaatgcaatgaatatagtgcaaacatgtacaaatgaaataatgagagagttagaaaaaaatcccccaaaaagggacacgccgcgaaaattccccctcctaagggctgcggaccccttcccccaaagtagtgtgagggccctggggGATAGGAGACACCCCATtgcagaggtgaccctgggtcttttagtgcagGTGTATAGCCCCTAGTACACTGCACAttggtttaacgtctcatgcgaaagacgagtttttaacacatgaaaatgttttgtcatatacattaacaactaaatgttaaactatatAGAGCCCGGAAGTGTGAACATATTTTTAAcacatgaaaatgtttatttaaatactcACATTAACAAATTAATGTCAAACATAATGTAAAACTTGAATCCGGCTTTGCTTAAACATTGTGTCATATAAAAGTATATCCGAAATCCGTTCTATCCGAAATATAGCCTTATTTCATTTGTCTATGCATTAAATTTATGAGTAAAAAGCAAGAAAAAATAATATCgccaatatattaattataataaaacgtaCTGATTATCACAATGTGAACTTCTTGCTCcgaaaaaaagtaattgtctatttTAAAGaacactgttgttgttgttgttgaatctaATTATGGCGTCGTTGTCGCCTATGGTCTCGTTGTGCTTTGACGACTGTTGAAGTCGTTTTCATCTATGTACAAAAATTTCTCTTGTTGCATTTTCACTTgatacttttttacattttatgtcatTTACATCTAAAGTCTGTTTGTTTCCATGATGAATTTGCCAAATGAATTGAACAGTTCTTCTTTTGCATGTAAAGTAATGTCCGGTATCTCTCCAACTAAAGTTGCCAGTGTAATATCAGAACATGATATATTATTTCTATGTAATATTTCTTCAGTTCTGTATTGAAGACTTGATCTTTCTTGTGAGTATTTTGAACAGTCAAATATGGAGTGTTTTATAGTTTCTGGTGTTCTACATGCTTCACACTCCACATCTTCGCTGTTTGTAATCTTGGACCAGTGAGCCTTTAAGCGAGTATGTCCACTTAGTAATTGGTTCACTACAttgaatatttttctatttttttctcCAACGCAAGCTCTGGAACCCGGCTTTGGGATGCACTCTtggatttttgttgttttttctgaatTCAGATATTGAACTTCccatttttgtattgattttattttcattaaatttattacTTCTTTTGCATCTTTCTTTTCATAACACTGATTGTCTGTTTTTGAAGTCAAAATTTCTGTTGCTGCTAGTTTAGCTTGTTGATCTGCTAATTCATTGCCTTGAATATTTTTATGGCCTGGTATCAAGTGTACTTCAACAGTATTACCTCGTGCTTCAATGTTTTTTAGTTTTAGTTtgatatttagtataatttcaatgtttcttGTTGGAATTTCACATGCAAAAGCCGTTGTTATTGCTGCCTGGCAATCTGTGAAGATAATTATTTTCCTGTTTGTAATGTCCTGTAAATCATCCACAAAGTTTAATCCTATTTCAATTCCCACTAATTCCCCCGTGTagttgtttgatatttttgcaacACCTTGCTTTAAAAGTATTGGGCTACACatatacccatttaaatatataactgccCCGGCTCCTGTCGGTCCTGGATTTCCTATTGTAGATCCATCCGTGAATATTAAGATTTCATTATTTGAGCACCTATTCaagatttcatttacattttccaTTTGATGATCTTTGTTTAGTTTGAAGTTCTCAGTGTACACTTTTTGGTTTGTTCTTGAAAGTCCCATGTATTCTTTTTTGTATTCAAACTCTTTTTCAATACATTCGAATTGCACCTTTACTTTGTGTTCTATGAATCTACTCATTAGTATGGAATAAAGGGTAGGTTTGTTACAGTGTTGTTTTGGATTTGCAAGCCTTCATTAAAATCTTGTTTCAGAGTGTCATTTTCTTCTCTTTTTGCTGCAATTCTGACCATCTCTTCGGCCTGTCTtaactttaaatgtatatttattggaATGGTATTAGTAAGTATCTCCATTGTTTCTGTGCTGGTACTACTTATACATCCACTGGCTTTAAGCATTGCATTTCTTTGTACTGTACCAAATTGTTGTGTTGCTTTGTCTGTAGCTGTGGCTAAAACTGAAGCACCATAATCCAACCATGGAAGAACTAAGGATTTATACAGCTTCATGTAGGTTGATTGACAGCATCCATGGTTGTAGTCTACAAATTTATCCAAACTGTGTAAGGCATTAAATCCTTAAGTAGTTTTTTCTTCAATATGGGTTTCAAAGTTTAGTAAACTATCCAATGTAATTCCTAGAATTCTTttgttttttactatttttagttCATTTGAGTTGAACTTAGGTTTGTCCATTGATTGAAGCTCCTTTCCTACcaataaaactgttgttttttctgGGGCTATGCTCATATTCCATTTTGTGCACCATTGGTTAATTTTTTCCAACTCTGTATTTGTAGATTGTATGGCCTTGTTGATGTCTGTATCGCTGTTGTAGAGACAAGCATCGTCTGCACATTATATGTGCTGGCACAGCACATTTGTCATACAGTCGCTTGTATACAGGTTGCAGAGAGTGGGACTAAGAACAAACCCTTGTGGGATGCCTATTTTTGATGTCATTACTGGTGATTTAAAATCATTGATCTTTAAGTAAAATTTTCTATCTGACATAAACTCTTTTAAATAAATCCACAGTCTTCCTCTTATGTTGTTTTCTTCAACTTTTTTCAACAGACCCTCCCTCCAAACTCTTTCAAAGCATGACTCATAATCCATTGTCACTAATACGGTATTTTAAGATTTTCCCATGTTTTCTTGTATGTTGTTCACCATTTTGAGAACTGCCTGTGTACATGACCTATTTTTGTTCTGTATGCATATTGAGTATTTGAAAACACATTTTCAGATTCTAGCTTCCATGTGAGCCTTAGTTTGATGATTTTTTCCATGAGCTTTCCAACCACACTACCTAAGGTAATAGGTCTATATGATTTGGCTTCATTGTAGTTGTCCTTGTTTGGTTTGGGCAGCATAACTTTGGGGTCTAATTTAAAACCGTCTGGCAGTTTACCTTGTTCCCAACATCTCTAAAATAGAAACTGAAGTCCCAAGCACATCTGTTCTCCTCCCTTAGT
Encoded here:
- the LOC127834470 gene encoding uncharacterized protein LOC127834470 isoform X2, with the protein product MPIMFGLDHMYVKRCDTLSFTPAHTPPQSPKTLRRKRRSSPTGSTPHQPSKIGQKQNILWTEAEKEFVKQYVEHNPQGRETLREYWETCSKAMNKQFTSLTRNGISCKAQARRLLVTPPTRHPTSNSSMVSLDAMDIAEGFQILSADVKTRTTRDVETQTTLSLPVKSERGDVKDDDWVFMEPTKELKPDSSIGAQCLHQSALKRLRRYPCISDAEKASLIDVLSIGTPRQFVRAIMSSSLAEEMKAFWKLSE